A genomic segment from Aspergillus puulaauensis MK2 DNA, chromosome 1, nearly complete sequence encodes:
- a CDS encoding uncharacterized protein (SECRETED:SignalP(1-20)): protein MYSGVPFVAALVATTAAVQCISPPPPGTVDLSEDWDVEWSHVDTDSSQLCVYLSNFQLAPNPHTIFVAGPVNTNSDGTTVAGSCDLPIVDSPYRVRLSECGNPNTIYSECNQVDVSQDSCDNN from the exons ATGTACTCGGGTGTCCCGTTCGTTGCTGCCCTTGTAGCAACCACGGCCGCTGTCCAATGCATCTCGCCCCCGCCTCCAGGCACCGTGGACCTCTCTGAAGACTGGGACGTCGAGTGGAGCCATGTCGA CACCGACTCTTCCCAGCTCTGCGTCTACctctccaacttccagcTGGCGCCGAACCCGCACACAATCTTCGTTGCGGGACCAGTAAACACGAATAGTGACGGAACAACCGTTGCTGGATCCTGCGACTTGCCAATCGTAGATAG CCCATACAGGGTCCGGCTTTCCGAATGTGGAAATCCAAATACGATTTACTCAGAGTGCAACCAGGTGGATGTTTCTCAGGACTCCTGTGATAACAACTAG